A genomic stretch from Sporocytophaga myxococcoides DSM 11118 includes:
- a CDS encoding PepSY-associated TM helix domain-containing protein: MSHINSKISIKKIIGQIHLWLGLLSGLVVFILGITGSIYAFQSELKELFYADRYFVKSKGIKPLPISVLKESAQKAIGNEYPITFLHYIPETSYAYRFRASKTDAEALTYKSKVLYNKMAFVDPYTAEVLFVEDTKWEFFNVVIQIHYDLLLNKVGHQIVGWSTVIFVVMLISGLVLWWPKNKAALKQRLYFRWKNTTKWKQKNYDLHNIPGFYSLTLALIISLTGLWFAFEWFRPPVKLIANGGKPLIEEKKVFSDTTKATSPDIVDSIEKNIRERNIKGEFFYMTFPEARKAPIVITAMHNKDNFVKRSQYFFDKNTGEELKSSPYETRSNADKFGFMIYDIHVGKIIGLPGQILAFLTALIAASLPLTGVIIWIGKKGKKADSKQEKKSKRTAVSV, from the coding sequence GTGTCGCATATAAATTCTAAGATCAGTATAAAAAAAATCATTGGTCAAATACATCTCTGGCTCGGATTATTGTCCGGGCTAGTGGTGTTTATACTGGGAATTACTGGCAGTATTTATGCATTTCAGTCAGAATTAAAGGAACTGTTTTATGCTGACAGATATTTTGTAAAAAGTAAAGGCATTAAGCCATTGCCGATAAGTGTTCTTAAAGAAAGTGCACAAAAGGCAATTGGTAACGAATATCCAATTACCTTTCTTCACTACATTCCGGAAACCTCTTATGCATATCGTTTCAGAGCTTCAAAGACAGATGCAGAAGCTTTGACTTACAAAAGTAAAGTACTCTATAATAAAATGGCATTTGTAGATCCATATACTGCAGAAGTTTTGTTTGTGGAAGATACAAAGTGGGAGTTTTTTAATGTTGTAATACAAATTCATTACGACCTCCTTTTGAATAAAGTAGGTCATCAGATTGTTGGATGGAGTACAGTAATTTTTGTTGTGATGTTGATCTCAGGTTTAGTACTTTGGTGGCCCAAGAACAAAGCAGCTTTAAAGCAACGTCTTTATTTCAGATGGAAGAATACTACCAAATGGAAACAGAAGAATTATGACCTGCATAATATCCCTGGATTTTATTCATTGACGCTTGCCTTAATAATATCTCTGACAGGCCTCTGGTTTGCTTTTGAATGGTTCAGGCCACCTGTTAAATTGATTGCTAATGGAGGAAAGCCTTTGATTGAAGAGAAGAAAGTTTTTTCAGACACCACTAAGGCAACTTCGCCAGACATTGTAGATAGTATAGAAAAGAATATCAGAGAAAGGAATATAAAAGGAGAATTTTTTTATATGACTTTTCCGGAAGCCAGAAAAGCTCCGATTGTAATTACGGCTATGCACAACAAAGATAATTTTGTTAAAAGAAGTCAGTATTTTTTTGATAAGAATACGGGGGAAGAATTAAAAAGCAGTCCTTACGAAACTAGGAGCAATGCTGATAAATTTGGATTTATGATATATGACATCCATGTAGGGAAAATAATAGGCCTACCTGGTCAGATACTAGCATTCCTCACAGCCTTGATTGCGGCATCTCTGCCTCTTACCGGAGTAATAATATGGATCGGGAAAAAAGGTAAGAAGGCAGATTCTAAGCAAGAAAAAAAATCAAAAAGAACTGCAGTTTCTGTGTAG
- a CDS encoding efflux RND transporter periplasmic adaptor subunit: MKRLLILISISALFFASCESHKKEKEEETKFLVTSPLKKDTLITRDYVCQIRSIQHIELRALEKGYLQNILVDEGQFVKKGQRMFQIMPTQYQAEQQKAQAEVEFAEIEYQNTKRLADSNIVSPNELALAKAKLAKAKAELSLANVHLGFTDIRAPFDGIMDHFYVRQGSLLDEGDMLTTISDNTQMWIYFNVPEAEYLDYKSNTTTENLLKVNLLMANNKLFEYPGTVKTIEADFNNETGTIPFRATFPNPKALLRHGETGNIQMTIPMKDAILIPQKATFEVLEKKYVYVVGKDNIVKSREIEIAAEMPDIYVIKEGLNENERILLEGIRKVKDNDKIHYKYEDPKSVLPKLKVYVE, encoded by the coding sequence ATGAAGAGATTGCTCATACTTATTAGTATAAGTGCCTTGTTCTTTGCAAGCTGCGAATCACACAAAAAAGAAAAGGAAGAAGAAACCAAGTTTTTGGTTACCAGTCCATTGAAAAAGGACACCTTGATCACACGAGATTATGTATGCCAGATCCGGTCTATTCAACATATTGAATTAAGAGCTCTGGAGAAAGGTTATCTCCAGAATATTTTAGTTGATGAAGGCCAATTTGTTAAAAAAGGTCAACGGATGTTTCAGATCATGCCTACCCAATACCAGGCCGAACAGCAAAAAGCACAAGCTGAGGTTGAATTTGCAGAAATCGAATACCAAAATACCAAAAGACTTGCAGACAGCAATATTGTATCTCCAAATGAACTTGCTTTAGCAAAGGCAAAATTAGCAAAGGCAAAAGCTGAATTATCATTAGCAAACGTTCATCTGGGATTTACAGATATCAGGGCTCCTTTTGATGGCATAATGGACCACTTTTATGTAAGACAAGGTAGTCTCCTTGACGAGGGAGATATGCTTACTACAATTTCTGATAACACTCAAATGTGGATTTATTTTAATGTTCCTGAAGCGGAGTATCTGGATTATAAATCCAATACGACAACAGAAAACTTACTGAAAGTAAACTTATTAATGGCCAACAACAAGCTGTTCGAATATCCTGGAACAGTTAAAACGATTGAGGCTGATTTTAACAATGAAACAGGTACTATTCCTTTCAGAGCTACATTTCCTAACCCAAAAGCATTGCTAAGACACGGTGAAACAGGTAATATTCAAATGACTATTCCAATGAAAGACGCGATTTTGATCCCTCAAAAAGCAACATTTGAAGTCTTGGAAAAAAAATATGTATACGTTGTCGGAAAGGATAATATAGTAAAATCAAGAGAAATTGAAATAGCAGCAGAAATGCCGGATATATATGTCATTAAAGAAGGCTTAAATGAAAATGAAAGAATACTTCTTGAAGGGATAAGAAAGGTGAAAGATAATGACAAGATTCACTACAAATACGAGGATCCAAAATCAGTATTACCAAAATTAAAAGTATATGTTGAATAG
- a CDS encoding TonB-dependent receptor, with product MSLLFKTVQKRVIFSIVIIVLGVLFSISSRGQVTFGSISGIVQDSSGKKLEHAAVTVKGSNLSAITDSKGSFTLNSIPSGNAVLAILKVGFRPLEKSIEIVGGETNVITNLVLSEDIHELDEVEIIIGRQKFAKAESDQVARMPLKNMENPQVYNVVGKELMKEQVVMERSDMYRNIPGAVPNFSAGGSQGLNIRGFSNTNGLRNGMVTSAIFLLNPIILERLEVLRGPSGTLFGSNRNTSFGGVYNYVTKKPYETQGGELTMTVGSYNLSRVTADINTPLNEKKNVLFRLNTAWQSEGSFQDQGFAKIYTIAPSFTYKVNDKLEFIVDADFTRGNYTNLSTAIGNMTNVKVRNFKDFKLPYNRSLINNSADIENGVNNVQGRMEYKFSDKWKSQTNFLYSEGYYKDFIWTTLSYITDSTVIRQFRNQTPETFGNIQAQQNFVGDFKIGPFRNRVVIGFDYNKNYNSLNRTAMTNYDTININKPVKDYSADKINEISSKRGFSATTFKSESFGAYISDALNFTPNLMVMLSLRIDKYSTKGNYDLATGKYSGTYEQVSLSPKLGLVYQLVQDKVTLFTNYMNGFVNLGPVTQPDNTVLVLNPQYANQLEAGVKFDAIKNKLAGSISLYDISVKNSTRIDVINGKNFTVQDGTQRSKGYELELIANPVKGLNIIAGYANNENKYTKASVAIENKYVTASPKHVGNLWVSYTIFNGVLEGVGLGLGGNYVGESWFESSNSFVLPSYTLLNASVFYERPKYRITLKGNNLLNEHYWNPTGTPQKPINFLASVAYKF from the coding sequence ATGAGTTTATTGTTTAAAACGGTGCAAAAAAGAGTTATTTTTAGTATTGTAATTATTGTTTTAGGGGTATTATTTTCAATTTCTAGTCGAGGGCAGGTTACTTTCGGAAGTATTTCTGGTATTGTTCAGGATTCTTCGGGAAAGAAGCTTGAGCATGCTGCAGTCACAGTAAAAGGAAGTAACCTTTCTGCCATCACCGATTCAAAAGGATCTTTTACTTTAAATAGTATACCTTCCGGGAATGCTGTGCTAGCGATCCTTAAGGTCGGTTTCAGACCACTTGAAAAATCAATTGAAATAGTTGGAGGTGAAACAAACGTCATTACTAATCTGGTACTTTCAGAAGATATACATGAACTGGATGAAGTAGAAATCATCATTGGAAGGCAGAAATTTGCAAAAGCAGAAAGCGATCAGGTAGCAAGAATGCCACTAAAGAACATGGAAAATCCGCAGGTATATAACGTTGTGGGAAAAGAACTGATGAAGGAACAGGTGGTAATGGAAAGATCTGATATGTATAGAAATATTCCTGGAGCTGTTCCAAACTTTTCAGCAGGTGGATCTCAGGGATTAAACATCAGAGGTTTTTCTAATACCAATGGATTGAGAAACGGCATGGTTACAAGTGCAATCTTTCTTTTGAATCCGATAATTCTGGAGCGCTTAGAGGTTTTAAGAGGGCCTTCGGGAACGCTATTCGGTAGTAACAGAAATACTTCTTTCGGAGGTGTATATAATTACGTAACGAAGAAGCCTTATGAAACACAAGGTGGAGAGTTAACTATGACAGTAGGAAGTTATAATCTTTCAAGAGTTACAGCTGATATAAATACACCTCTTAATGAGAAAAAGAATGTATTGTTCAGATTAAATACTGCGTGGCAATCAGAAGGATCTTTTCAAGATCAGGGGTTTGCAAAGATTTATACCATTGCACCAAGCTTTACTTATAAAGTAAATGATAAACTTGAGTTTATAGTTGACGCTGATTTTACAAGAGGAAATTATACCAACCTTAGCACAGCCATTGGGAATATGACGAATGTAAAGGTAAGAAACTTCAAAGATTTTAAACTACCATATAACCGTTCATTGATAAATAACAGTGCTGATATCGAGAATGGTGTTAATAACGTGCAGGGAAGAATGGAATATAAGTTCTCTGATAAATGGAAATCTCAGACTAACTTCTTATATTCTGAAGGGTATTACAAAGATTTTATCTGGACTACCTTGTCTTATATAACAGATTCAACTGTCATCAGACAGTTTAGAAATCAGACTCCGGAGACTTTCGGTAATATTCAGGCTCAGCAAAATTTTGTAGGTGATTTTAAAATTGGTCCTTTCAGAAATAGAGTAGTAATTGGATTTGATTATAATAAGAACTACAACTCGCTTAACAGGACAGCAATGACTAATTATGATACAATAAATATCAATAAGCCTGTTAAAGATTATAGCGCAGATAAGATCAACGAAATTTCTTCCAAACGTGGGTTCAGCGCTACTACTTTCAAGTCTGAAAGCTTTGGTGCATACATTTCAGATGCTCTGAACTTTACACCTAACTTAATGGTAATGTTAAGTCTGCGTATAGATAAATATTCAACAAAAGGAAACTATGATCTGGCTACAGGCAAATATTCGGGGACTTACGAGCAGGTTTCTTTGTCTCCGAAATTAGGTCTGGTATATCAGCTCGTACAGGACAAAGTTACTTTATTCACAAATTACATGAATGGTTTCGTAAACCTTGGTCCAGTTACTCAGCCAGATAATACAGTATTGGTTCTTAATCCTCAATACGCTAATCAGTTGGAGGCAGGTGTGAAATTTGATGCTATAAAAAATAAATTGGCAGGTAGCATTAGTTTATATGATATATCTGTTAAAAACTCAACTCGTATTGATGTTATCAATGGCAAGAATTTTACGGTGCAGGATGGAACTCAAAGAAGTAAAGGTTACGAACTTGAATTGATAGCTAATCCGGTTAAAGGCTTAAACATTATAGCAGGATATGCCAATAACGAAAACAAATATACCAAAGCTTCTGTTGCAATAGAAAACAAGTATGTAACAGCTAGTCCTAAGCATGTAGGTAATCTTTGGGTAAGCTATACTATTTTTAATGGTGTTCTTGAAGGAGTGGGTTTGGGTCTTGGGGGTAACTATGTTGGTGAATCATGGTTCGAAAGCTCTAACTCTTTTGTACTTCCATCTTATACGCTTTTGAATGCATCAGTATTTTATGAGCGTCCGAAATACAGAATTACTCTTAAAGGGAATAACCTGTTAAACGAACACTATTGGAATCCAACCGGAACTCCTCAGAAACCAATTAACTTCCTGGCAAGTGTCGCATATAAATTCTAA
- a CDS encoding efflux RND transporter permease subunit, which translates to MFSKFIHRPALAIVISLVIIFLGILSIKTLPTSQFPEVAPPVVMVSASYPGASAKSLAESVIIPLEQSINGAWGMRYMTSDATSAGEANIQVVFEPGTDINQALVQVSNRVQQVTNRLPILVQREGVVITPVIPSMLMYVNLYSKDKNANMKFLFNYAGVNMVPEIQRIKGIGQVRILGSRQYAMRVWLNPDRMRAYKISPDEVMEALNDQSVIGKAGRIGRGDAKRAEALEYVLAYSDRFNDPKQYENVIIKANPNGELLRLKDIATVTLGSEYYDIYSNLNGYPSAALVLKQTYGSNASQVIDEVKGKLEELKKSFPPGMEYEISYDVSNFLDASIENVIHTLRDAFILVALVVFIFLGDWRSTLIPTLAVPVSLIGAFFCMQLFGLTINMVTLFALVLAIGIVVDDAIVVVEAVHAKMHEEHLSPYLAVKKVIGEISGAVIAITLLMVSVFVPVSFMTGPVGTFYRQFSITMASSIVLSGIVALTVTPVLCAMILKNEHGKPRKRTLMNRFLDSFNRGFDKVTDKYVGLLKLIAHRRLVTGILLAVFTIGIYFIANNLPSGFIPSEDQGMLYAIIQTPPGSTLERTNDLSNKLVEVINTVEGVKSVSSIAGYEVLTEGRGSNAGTCLINLKPWSERHHSVTEIIEELEEKAKEIPGATIEFFDPPAVPGFGAAGGFALQLLDKTNSGDYKQLESVTNEFIGELKKRKELTGLFTFFSANYPQYEIDFDNQLAMQKGVSIGNAMNTLSTFVGSTYELGFIKYQRFFKVFVQAAPEYRKLPSDIMNLYVKNDQGEMVPFSAFMKITKKQGANEINRYNMYNTAGIRGGAARGYSSGEAIEAVKEVAAKTLPHGFDIDWAALSYDETRRGNEAVYIFLIVLVFVYFVLVGQYESFIIPLAVIFSLPAGVFGSFLMIKGMGLANDIYAQVGLVMLVGLLGKNAVLIVEFAVQKQQQGATVLDAAIEGAKVRFRPILMTSFAFIAGLIPLVIAHGAGAIGNQTIGSSALGGMLFGTIFGVIIVPGLYYIFGTIAGGRKLIKDEHETPLTEEIEHVEIEHNA; encoded by the coding sequence ATGTTCAGTAAATTTATTCATAGACCTGCTCTCGCAATTGTAATATCACTTGTGATTATATTCCTGGGCATACTGTCTATCAAAACCTTGCCTACATCACAATTCCCAGAGGTTGCACCTCCGGTGGTGATGGTTAGTGCGTCTTATCCTGGCGCAAGCGCCAAATCGCTTGCTGAGTCGGTTATTATCCCATTAGAGCAGTCCATTAATGGTGCCTGGGGAATGAGGTACATGACTTCTGATGCTACCAGTGCGGGAGAAGCAAATATCCAGGTTGTATTTGAACCTGGAACTGATATCAATCAGGCTCTGGTGCAGGTATCGAATCGTGTTCAACAGGTAACTAACAGATTGCCTATACTGGTGCAACGGGAAGGGGTTGTAATTACTCCTGTAATTCCCAGTATGCTAATGTATGTCAACCTTTACAGTAAAGATAAGAATGCCAACATGAAATTCCTGTTCAACTATGCAGGGGTTAACATGGTACCGGAAATTCAACGTATAAAGGGTATTGGACAAGTTAGAATACTTGGTAGCAGGCAATATGCTATGCGTGTCTGGTTAAATCCAGACAGAATGCGTGCCTATAAAATTTCTCCGGACGAAGTAATGGAAGCTCTGAATGACCAGAGTGTTATAGGTAAGGCGGGTAGAATTGGTAGAGGAGATGCCAAGCGTGCGGAAGCACTTGAATATGTTTTGGCATACTCAGACAGATTCAATGACCCGAAACAATATGAAAACGTTATTATTAAGGCCAATCCTAATGGTGAGCTTCTTAGATTGAAAGATATAGCAACTGTTACATTGGGAAGTGAATATTATGATATCTATTCTAATCTGAATGGTTATCCTTCAGCAGCATTAGTACTTAAGCAAACTTATGGTAGCAATGCAAGCCAGGTAATTGATGAGGTGAAGGGCAAACTGGAAGAATTGAAAAAATCATTTCCTCCGGGAATGGAATATGAAATCAGTTATGACGTTTCCAATTTCCTTGACGCTTCCATAGAAAACGTTATACATACATTAAGGGACGCGTTCATCCTAGTTGCTCTGGTTGTGTTTATATTCCTTGGTGACTGGCGATCTACTCTTATCCCTACATTGGCCGTTCCAGTATCATTGATTGGAGCCTTTTTCTGCATGCAGCTTTTCGGGCTCACAATCAACATGGTTACATTGTTTGCCCTCGTATTGGCTATTGGTATTGTGGTCGATGATGCCATTGTGGTGGTGGAAGCCGTGCACGCCAAGATGCACGAAGAACATCTGTCTCCTTATCTCGCAGTAAAAAAGGTTATTGGTGAGATTAGCGGTGCCGTTATAGCCATTACCCTTTTAATGGTATCTGTGTTTGTTCCTGTGTCCTTTATGACTGGTCCAGTAGGTACCTTCTATAGACAGTTTTCCATTACCATGGCATCTTCTATAGTTCTTTCAGGTATTGTGGCACTTACAGTTACCCCGGTTCTTTGTGCAATGATATTGAAAAATGAGCACGGAAAGCCGAGAAAGAGGACATTAATGAACAGATTCCTCGACAGCTTTAATAGAGGATTTGATAAGGTTACGGACAAATACGTTGGACTGTTAAAATTAATTGCACACAGAAGATTAGTCACTGGAATATTACTCGCAGTATTTACCATTGGCATATATTTTATAGCCAACAACTTACCTTCAGGTTTTATACCAAGTGAAGATCAAGGAATGCTATATGCTATTATCCAAACACCTCCTGGCTCAACACTGGAAAGAACTAATGACTTATCTAACAAACTTGTGGAAGTTATTAATACAGTGGAAGGTGTAAAATCAGTCTCCTCCATAGCAGGTTATGAGGTACTTACTGAAGGTCGAGGATCTAATGCCGGAACCTGTTTGATTAACCTTAAACCTTGGTCAGAACGACACCATTCTGTAACTGAAATTATTGAGGAATTGGAAGAAAAAGCCAAGGAGATCCCTGGGGCAACAATTGAGTTTTTCGATCCTCCGGCTGTACCTGGATTCGGAGCTGCAGGTGGTTTTGCTTTACAATTATTGGATAAAACTAACAGTGGAGATTACAAGCAGCTTGAATCGGTAACAAATGAATTCATCGGTGAACTGAAAAAACGCAAAGAGTTAACAGGTTTATTTACCTTCTTTAGCGCAAACTATCCACAATATGAGATTGATTTCGATAATCAATTGGCGATGCAAAAAGGAGTTTCTATCGGAAACGCGATGAATACGCTATCGACCTTTGTAGGAAGTACATATGAACTAGGTTTTATTAAATACCAACGCTTTTTCAAGGTATTCGTGCAAGCAGCTCCTGAATATAGGAAGCTCCCTTCTGATATTATGAATCTGTACGTAAAAAATGACCAAGGTGAAATGGTTCCTTTCTCGGCTTTCATGAAAATTACAAAGAAGCAGGGAGCCAATGAAATCAATAGATACAATATGTACAACACTGCAGGTATCAGAGGTGGTGCCGCAAGAGGATATAGTAGTGGTGAAGCTATCGAAGCAGTAAAAGAAGTAGCTGCCAAAACTTTACCTCACGGCTTTGATATAGACTGGGCAGCACTTTCATATGATGAAACAAGACGTGGAAATGAAGCTGTATATATCTTCCTTATTGTATTAGTCTTTGTTTACTTCGTTCTTGTTGGGCAGTACGAAAGCTTTATCATACCCTTGGCAGTTATTTTCTCTCTGCCGGCCGGAGTTTTCGGATCATTCCTGATGATTAAAGGAATGGGGCTTGCAAATGATATTTATGCACAAGTAGGACTGGTAATGCTTGTCGGTCTTCTCGGAAAAAATGCCGTATTGATTGTTGAGTTTGCCGTTCAAAAACAACAACAGGGGGCAACAGTCCTTGATGCGGCCATAGAAGGTGCTAAAGTTCGTTTCAGACCGATTCTAATGACATCGTTTGCCTTTATCGCGGGATTGATTCCATTAGTGATTGCCCACGGTGCTGGAGCTATTGGTAACCAAACTATCGGTTCATCCGCACTAGGTGGTATGCTTTTCGGAACAATTTTCGGCGTAATTATCGTCCCTGGTTTGTATTACATATTCGGCACAATTGCTGGTGGTCGTAAGCTTATCAAAGATGAACATGAAACCCCTTTAACTGAAGAAATAGAACACGTTGAAATCGAACACAATGCGTAA
- a CDS encoding TonB-dependent receptor, with amino-acid sequence MTKTLQLFFAFLFIGSFALAQNDLKGTVKDNQGLPLPGAIILIKGTNATAASDADGNFSIEAPKTLPYFLQISATGFKTQELQITAETPTPLNLSLAIDELLDEVVVTSRRRKEVAQEIPIPISVVGGSQVENSGSFNVNRVKELVPTVQLYSSNPRNTTLNIRGLGSTFGLTNDGIDPGVGFYVDGVYYARPAATTLDFIDIEQIEVSRGPQGTLFGKNTTAGAFNITTRAPRFQPGANFEVSYGNYGYIQAKASVTGPITKKLAARASFSGTQRDGLIYNVKSQKYINDLNNLGGRVQLLYNLTDNIRLTLAGDASKQNPEGYAQVIAGVAPTKRAAYRQFNQIIADLNYTLPSQNPFDRKVDQDTPWRSGNELGGVSLNADIKLGNGTLTSTTAWRYWNWDPSNDRDFTGLPVLRLSQATSKHQQWSQEIRYAGNFSSRLSGVIGVFALGQNLKTDPYHIEESGSAQWRFSQNSTSDLWKTPGLLDGYGIKTKSWLNTFSGAVFGQLDWAITKNLHLLPGLRYNYDFKEVDFNRQTYGGLQTTDPALIALKRVVYTDQYYHAKAENTNFSGQVTLAYKPIKQINTFATYSNSYKPVGVNLGGLPTANGDVLTDLAKVKPEYVTHVEFGIKTNPTSNTTLNLIAFNTSIKDYQTQVQTAEVGVNRGYLANAEKVRVQGIELDGSIRVSQNLAFNAAVAYTDGKYVSFKNAPVPLEETGSTNAFKDVSGGRLPGISKWAGSVGGELNTNEGKFLGSNGKFFLGVDGYFRSEYSSSASPSAYLNIDGYSLLNARLGFKATSGLTFFVWGRNILDKDYFEQLLPAAGNAGQYAGVLGDPRTYGVTLRYSLN; translated from the coding sequence ATGACTAAAACACTACAACTCTTTTTTGCCTTCCTCTTTATTGGAAGTTTTGCACTTGCGCAAAACGACCTTAAAGGAACTGTAAAAGATAATCAGGGCTTACCTTTACCTGGTGCTATAATCCTTATAAAAGGTACGAATGCAACTGCAGCCTCTGATGCAGATGGAAATTTTTCAATAGAAGCTCCTAAAACGCTACCTTACTTCCTGCAAATTTCTGCGACTGGCTTTAAAACTCAGGAACTTCAAATTACAGCGGAAACCCCTACTCCGCTGAATCTATCACTTGCTATAGATGAGCTCCTGGATGAAGTTGTTGTGACATCAAGGAGAAGAAAAGAGGTTGCTCAGGAAATACCAATTCCAATCTCTGTAGTAGGTGGATCTCAGGTTGAAAATTCTGGCTCTTTTAATGTTAACCGTGTAAAGGAACTTGTGCCAACTGTACAATTATATTCTTCTAACCCTAGAAATACCACTCTGAATATCCGAGGCCTTGGTTCTACATTCGGTCTTACAAATGACGGTATTGATCCGGGTGTTGGATTTTATGTAGACGGTGTATACTATGCTCGTCCGGCTGCCACCACACTTGATTTTATAGACATTGAGCAAATTGAAGTTTCACGTGGCCCCCAGGGAACACTATTCGGGAAAAATACAACTGCCGGTGCATTTAACATTACTACACGCGCTCCAAGATTCCAGCCAGGTGCTAACTTCGAAGTGAGCTACGGTAACTATGGTTATATTCAGGCAAAAGCATCTGTTACAGGTCCAATTACTAAAAAACTTGCTGCAAGAGCTTCTTTTTCTGGTACACAGCGTGACGGATTAATATACAATGTTAAAAGTCAGAAGTATATCAATGATTTAAATAACTTAGGAGGTAGAGTACAATTACTTTATAACCTAACAGATAATATCAGATTAACACTTGCTGGAGATGCTTCTAAACAAAACCCTGAAGGTTATGCTCAGGTTATAGCAGGTGTCGCTCCAACCAAACGTGCAGCATATCGTCAGTTCAATCAAATTATAGCTGATTTAAATTATACCCTTCCAAGTCAAAATCCATTTGACAGAAAAGTAGATCAGGATACTCCATGGCGTTCTGGCAATGAACTGGGAGGTGTATCTCTTAATGCGGATATTAAACTTGGAAATGGTACTTTAACTTCAACGACAGCATGGAGATATTGGAACTGGGATCCGTCTAATGACAGAGATTTTACAGGTCTTCCGGTATTAAGATTATCTCAGGCTACATCGAAGCACCAGCAATGGTCACAGGAGATTCGTTATGCAGGTAACTTCTCTTCTCGCTTGAGCGGTGTAATCGGAGTGTTTGCTCTTGGACAAAATTTAAAAACAGATCCATACCATATTGAAGAATCAGGATCAGCTCAGTGGAGATTCTCTCAAAATTCAACAAGTGATTTATGGAAGACTCCTGGCCTTTTAGACGGTTATGGAATTAAAACCAAATCATGGTTAAATACTTTCAGTGGTGCAGTATTCGGTCAGCTTGACTGGGCTATAACTAAAAACTTACACTTACTACCTGGTCTGCGTTATAACTATGACTTTAAAGAAGTTGACTTTAACCGTCAGACATATGGTGGATTGCAGACAACTGATCCTGCTTTAATTGCTCTTAAACGTGTAGTTTATACTGATCAGTATTATCATGCAAAAGCTGAGAACACTAACTTTTCAGGTCAGGTAACTCTTGCTTATAAACCAATAAAACAGATCAATACTTTCGCAACGTACTCTAATAGCTATAAGCCAGTGGGTGTAAATCTTGGAGGATTACCTACAGCTAATGGTGATGTTTTAACAGACCTTGCTAAAGTAAAACCTGAATATGTAACGCACGTTGAGTTTGGTATTAAAACCAATCCTACTTCTAATACAACTCTTAATTTAATTGCTTTCAATACTTCTATCAAAGATTACCAGACTCAGGTACAAACTGCAGAAGTTGGTGTAAACCGTGGATACCTTGCAAATGCTGAAAAAGTAAGAGTTCAGGGTATTGAGTTGGATGGTAGCATAAGAGTTTCTCAAAACCTTGCTTTCAATGCTGCTGTAGCTTATACTGATGGTAAATATGTATCATTCAAAAATGCTCCAGTACCTCTTGAAGAAACAGGTTCTACAAATGCATTCAAAGATGTTTCTGGTGGAAGACTTCCAGGGATCTCTAAATGGGCAGGTTCTGTTGGAGGTGAATTAAATACTAACGAAGGGAAATTCTTAGGTTCAAACGGTAAATTCTTCCTTGGTGTTGATGGTTACTTCCGTTCTGAGTATTCATCAAGCGCTTCTCCTTCAGCTTATTTGAATATAGATGGTTACTCTTTACTAAATGCAAGACTTGGATTCAAAGCAACCAGCGGATTAACGTTCTTTGTATGGGGACGTAACATACTGGATAAAGACTACTTTGAACAACTTTTACCAGCTGCTGGTAATGCCGGTCAATATGCAGGTGTTCTTGGAGACCCTAGAACTTACGGAGTTACATTAAGATACTCTCTAAACTAA